From the genome of Phaeodactylum tricornutum CCAP 1055/1 chromosome 13, whole genome shotgun sequence, one region includes:
- a CDS encoding predicted protein → MVLTVAILKSSLELTVSVKASTGLSPFRVTHSGAIDTLPSVKLTQNCDLPERSQRKPEKRLDLPLPLNNSSIEGMASEQTVLNVLGRAFWDPTPTGTDLRARQLAAAMGYPTTWRVVRTVDTIQGRSMIADRIYAGKPDTDCDAWFHHEAAMKVAAAWNDESSTAFSNAGGHLLPREPLFDKHDKVQVMYEGEWWDAKVLRRKTHNEGFRYQVQYVQDHSKQTGVDERLIRPRQDLNHDAFALAKQQGFGEGWQATAHGKRWKVIAPDGTVYTSKKAALEAFHEVDATPAVEEGDPPWRTTQHEYLGRSILWTTTHNISARRNISVDQVGKVVGWIAETDVDKAGLPGFVSERTKEPARLFHIKFPDDHSHPYASYLVSSQDLEEHELEGCLIPEDELPPTKKARKR, encoded by the coding sequence ATGGTATTAACTGTAGCcattttgaaaagctcattggagctcacagtcagtgtcaaAGCCTCTACTGGACTCTCTCCTTTCAGAGTCACCCACAGCGGTGCGATCGACACTCTTCCATCCGTCAAGCTCACACAAAATTGCGACCTCCCGGAGCGATCGCAACGAAAGCCAGAGAAAAGGTTAGATCTTCCCTTGCCTTTGAACAATAGCTCAATTGAAGGCATGGCATCCGAACAGACGGTGCTCAACGTTTTAGGCCGTGCTTTTTGGGATCCGACACCGACCGGCACGGATTTGCGAGCCCGGCAACTCGCAGCGGCCATGGGCTATCCCACAACATGGCGCGTTGTACGCACCGTGGATACCATCCAGGGTCGATCGATGATTGCAGATCGGATTTATGCCGGGAAACCGGACACGGACTGTGACGCCTGGTTTCACCACGAAGCTGCCATGAAAGTAGCCGCCGCGTGGAACGACGAATCGAGCACCGCCTTCAGCAACGCCGGAGGACATTTGCTGCCGCGAGAGCCACTCTTTGATAAACACGACAAAGTTCAAGTCATGTACGAAGGGGAATGGTGGGATGCCAAGGTCTTGCGACGAAAGACTCACAATGAAGGCTTTCGTTACCAAGTACAGTATGTCCAAGATCATTCGAAGCAGACGGGAGTTGACGAACGCCTCATTCGACCAAGGCAAGATCTGAATCACGATGCATTTGCACTTGCCAAACAACAAGGGTTTGGGGAAGGTTGGCAAGCAACTGCACATGGTAAGCGCTGGAAAGTCATCGCTCCGGACGGGACGGTCTATACGAGCAAAAAAGCGGCCCTGGAAGCTTTTCACGAGGTGGATGCGACACCAGCAGTCGAAGAAGGCGACCCTCCGTGGCGTACCACGCAACACGAATACTTGGGGCGATCTATACTGTGGACTACAACGCACAATATTTCGGCTCGCCGGAACATAAGTGTGGATCAAGTTGGGAAAGTTGTGGGTTGGATTGCCGAAACGGATGTGGACAAGGCTGGACTACCTGGCTTTGTCTCAGAGCGCACCAAGGAGCCCGCGCGGCTCTTCCACATCAAGTTCCCCGACGACCATTCGCATCCCTACGCGTCGTATTTGGTGAGCTCCCAGGATTTGGAAGAGCACGAGTTGGAAGGCTGTCTAATTCCAGAGGATGAACTGCCCCCAACGAAAAAAGCTAGGAAGCGATAA